From the Leishmania panamensis strain MHOM/PA/94/PSC-1 chromosome 31 sequence genome, one window contains:
- a CDS encoding sodium stibogluconate resistance protein, putative (TriTrypDB/GeneDB-style sysID: LpmP.31.0880~partially sequenced multicopy gene), with amino-acid sequence MGSKPSSVPKEGEGHPEVFYRGVQAAREGRFTLSEVYFDQALTRHPGRHFWDTFTKAVLQKERSACPEGGGTSPSRGDAEKVDADPGVGGLLNPWGEAQPPSAFGGGMNRADDLAGGENIRAENGQGGLPGSGDDGDAAELADAMASDAQPTHGTKVADIYLPLDGDLFHVMDYYRLLADIGHTYLQLIPSTAYVEKVTGLAARYCLFTISHTQTLLHCLALWKEANLGDGGGFIDYEKRRNLKLGSEHYTDFISDPQSSDRRGQKWRTMDRTASLFFTLGLLEANCR; translated from the coding sequence ATGGGCAGTAAGCCGTCGTCGGTGCCCAAGGAGGGCGAAGGGCACCCGGAGGTGTTCTACCGCGGCGTCCAGGCCGCGCGAGAAGGCCGCTTCACTCTGTCGGAGGTGTACTTTGACCAGGCGCTGACACGGCACCCCGGGCGGCACTTCTGGGACACCTTCAcaaaggcggtgctgcagaagGAACGCAGCGCGTGCCCCGAAGGCGGCGGGACGTCACCGTCGAGGGGGGACGCGGAGAAGGTCGACGCCGATCCGGGCGTTGGCGGGCTGCTGAATCCGTGGGGTGAGGCACAGCCGCCGAGCGCGTTTGGTGGTGGGATGAACAGGGCAGACGACCTTGCCGGCGGTGAGAACATCCGGGCCGAGAATGGGCAGGGCGGGCTGccaggcagcggcgatgacggcgacgctgcggagctggcgGACGCAATGGCAAGCGACGCGCAACCGACGCACGGCACCAAGGTGGCTGACATCTACCTGCCGCTTGACGGCGACCTGTTTCACGTCATGGACTACTACCGCCTGCTGGCTGACATTGGGCACACGTACCTGCAGCTCATCCCCTCCACAGCGTATGTGGAGAAGGTCACCGGGCTGGCCGCGCGCTACTGCCTCTTCACCATCAGCCACACCCAGActctgctgcactgcctggCGCTGTGGAAGGAGGCCAATcttggcgacggcggtggcttCATCGACTACGAGAAGCGGCGCAACCTGAAGTTAGGCTCGGAGCACTACACGGACTTCATCTCTGACCCGCAAAGCTCCGATCGACGAGGGCAGAAGTGGCGCACGATGGATCGCACAGCGTCGCTGTTTTTCACTCTTGGGCTGCTGGAGGCAAACTGCCGC